In the genome of Leptospira sanjuanensis, one region contains:
- a CDS encoding DUF1574 domain-containing protein, whose amino-acid sequence MNDRKQTDLIPLFRKKLLWVPLTFFIFAFSLDRLLSSEWIRPYTEAGAEYYFYEMKDRVLTALVKEKSAAASDQKTMLFFGTSHMGEFSLDTIRKKRKDLIVYNFSAPSAPFSYHNYNLEKILSAGIKPDYAILEFYPDSMTDFCNRYPLRYSYDLPYFLRHADEFSTNDWDTFLRSRVFRTTVFPPRFKEAMQRIKDPSSKEMMLAIRNVLMTESDKFNGGIPNVLLTNTPPEKLEEESAKYYNDIYRYITISPVQKNFLFQFLKTAEKNGIKVVLWSPLLYSGLETRVKSAEFYPAWEAIRREVLEFKNVFPLDMNDFRAQVTCQKYIDPHHLSGGCYPEPTEILVDRLDAQR is encoded by the coding sequence ATGAACGACCGAAAACAAACCGACTTGATTCCTTTATTCCGCAAAAAACTCCTTTGGGTTCCTCTAACATTTTTTATTTTCGCGTTTTCCTTGGATCGACTTTTGTCTTCCGAATGGATTCGCCCGTACACCGAAGCGGGGGCCGAATATTACTTTTACGAAATGAAAGACCGCGTCCTTACCGCTTTGGTAAAGGAAAAGTCGGCCGCAGCATCGGACCAAAAAACGATGCTCTTTTTCGGAACGTCCCACATGGGAGAATTCTCCCTGGATACGATCCGAAAAAAAAGAAAGGATTTGATCGTTTACAATTTTTCCGCGCCGTCGGCTCCGTTTTCGTATCACAACTACAATCTTGAAAAGATTCTTTCCGCGGGGATTAAACCCGATTACGCGATTTTGGAATTTTATCCCGATTCGATGACGGACTTCTGCAATCGTTATCCGCTGCGTTATTCGTATGATCTTCCGTATTTTTTAAGACACGCGGACGAGTTTTCGACAAACGATTGGGATACGTTTTTGCGATCCAGGGTTTTTAGGACGACGGTGTTCCCTCCCCGTTTTAAGGAAGCGATGCAAAGAATCAAGGACCCAAGTTCCAAGGAAATGATGCTCGCGATTCGGAACGTGCTCATGACGGAATCGGATAAGTTCAACGGAGGGATTCCGAACGTTCTTCTTACGAACACTCCTCCCGAAAAACTCGAAGAGGAATCCGCGAAGTATTACAACGACATCTATCGTTATATTACGATCTCTCCGGTTCAAAAAAACTTTCTCTTTCAATTCTTGAAGACCGCGGAAAAAAACGGAATCAAGGTCGTATTGTGGTCCCCTCTTCTTTACAGCGGACTTGAAACCAGAGTGAAGTCGGCGGAATTTTATCCCGCTTGGGAGGCGATTCGCAGAGAAGTATTAGAATTTAAGAATGTATTCCCTCTGGATATGAACGACTTCCGCGCGCAGGTTACTTGTCAGAAATACATCGATCCGCATCATTTGAGCGGGGGATGTTATCCCGAGCCGACGGAGATTTTGGTGGATCGATTGGATGCACAAAGATGA
- a CDS encoding LIC20162 family protein: MKQTEKKLYGGWESLNADEIASGAAIRLRINPIPPILVTLIVFAVLYGCFLAGELSASYLQKFTDFLLIPKVLNLPILQDERLYLAVGYLTFGYIGLAFVIDWVRFIGRTCFTFVSLKGETLFLETGGLFGKNVFQWNLKQNGIQLVHKTGFLRKLLGLERIVIVTPDLRSEGIASENGLHSPFFFRGPNVNLIYGLFQY; this comes from the coding sequence ATGAAACAAACAGAAAAGAAACTCTATGGCGGATGGGAATCCTTAAACGCCGACGAGATCGCTTCCGGCGCCGCGATCCGTTTACGGATCAATCCGATCCCTCCGATTCTCGTGACTTTGATCGTTTTTGCGGTGTTATACGGTTGTTTTCTTGCGGGAGAATTGTCCGCGTCGTATCTGCAAAAGTTCACGGATTTTCTCCTGATTCCCAAGGTGCTGAATCTGCCGATTCTACAGGACGAACGATTGTATCTCGCGGTCGGTTATCTGACCTTCGGTTATATCGGTCTTGCGTTTGTGATCGATTGGGTTCGTTTTATCGGCAGGACCTGTTTCACGTTCGTTTCACTCAAAGGCGAAACCTTGTTTCTCGAAACCGGAGGGCTTTTCGGTAAGAACGTATTTCAGTGGAACCTAAAACAGAACGGAATTCAGCTCGTTCATAAAACTGGATTCTTGCGGAAACTTTTGGGTTTGGAAAGAATCGTCATCGTAACGCCCGATCTTCGCTCGGAGGGAATCGCTTCTGAAAACGGATTGCATTCTCCGTTTTTTTTCCGAGGACCGAATGTCAATCTGATTTACGGTTTGTTTCAATATTAG
- a CDS encoding MotA/TolQ/ExbB proton channel family protein: METLFAKGGWVSILILIVSFINLGLLIRVRTFLPILKRKLLFRLQDNDQDGNKDRQNADLNLILEDPDEFFTREFFVPESMIAWIRNLAGIATMLGLLGTVIGISVAFEEMKNAGTVSLEIFSEGIRLALNTTIEGLCVAIPSVLGFQYLKTILHKTEIELKSAVDNGVSNSIRNSE, from the coding sequence GTGGAGACGTTGTTTGCAAAAGGAGGATGGGTATCGATTCTCATCCTGATCGTAAGCTTTATCAATCTCGGACTATTGATTCGAGTTAGAACCTTTCTTCCCATTCTCAAACGAAAACTTTTATTCCGTTTACAAGACAACGATCAGGACGGAAACAAAGACCGTCAAAACGCGGACTTAAACTTGATCCTCGAAGATCCGGACGAATTTTTTACGCGGGAATTTTTCGTTCCAGAATCGATGATCGCATGGATCCGCAACTTAGCGGGGATCGCGACCATGCTCGGTCTTCTCGGAACCGTGATCGGGATTTCTGTCGCGTTCGAAGAGATGAAAAACGCGGGAACCGTCAGCCTTGAAATTTTTTCCGAAGGAATCCGACTTGCGCTCAACACGACGATCGAAGGACTTTGTGTCGCAATTCCTTCCGTATTAGGGTTTCAATATCTCAAAACCATTCTCCATAAAACGGAGATCGAACTCAAATCCGCCGTGGACAACGGCGTCTCGAATTCGATTCGAAACAGCGAATGA
- a CDS encoding nucleotide pyrophosphohydrolase, whose protein sequence is MNESDLSLNQAQTIVDEWIKNFGVRYFSELTNLAILMEEVGEFSRLVARTYGDQSFKKGEDPNGISKEMGDILFVLICLANQMGISLEDALRATLKKNTERDKDRHKENPKLQS, encoded by the coding sequence ATGAACGAGTCCGATCTTTCCCTGAATCAGGCGCAGACAATAGTGGACGAATGGATCAAAAACTTCGGGGTTCGATATTTTTCGGAACTCACCAATCTCGCGATCCTAATGGAAGAAGTGGGAGAATTCTCCAGGCTCGTGGCAAGAACGTACGGAGATCAATCCTTTAAAAAGGGGGAAGATCCGAACGGTATCTCGAAAGAAATGGGCGACATTCTCTTCGTTTTAATCTGTCTCGCCAATCAGATGGGAATTTCCCTCGAGGACGCGTTGCGCGCCACTTTGAAAAAGAACACCGAAAGGGACAAGGATCGTCACAAGGAAAATCCCAAACTACAGTCCTGA
- a CDS encoding MBOAT family O-acyltransferase, which translates to MLFNSLHFLFFFPIVLILNHLLKGKIQRIFLLGASFYFYMSWRKEFIVLLLYSIVIDFYASLKIEAAAPGSKKRKLWLVLSLVTNLGLLAYFKYTNFLLGVVNDLTPVAGFKFAYYDIILPVGISFYTFQSLSYTIDVYRGQIEARKSFLDFALYVSFFPQLVAGPIVRAQTFFRDLEVPLPVTKEDIQIAFCQILIGFTRKIVFADNLAKVVDSTFANYATLNPIEIWTGALAFGWQIYFDFAGYTDIAIGVARLFGYKFDPNFNFPMVARNITDHWSRWHISFSTWIRDYIFIPLGGSRGTNLLIYRNIFITWFFAGVWHGAAYHYIGWGLWQGIMILANREYAKTKLAVFLNEKGGIVYDIWARVFTMFCLTFGFIMFRAETMEKAIPMMKSLLFIGPDGFVGVKGYGNYMYGILLLVCFVASYLFNKNNIEKVVQSRWKFVLFFLANVFMLLIFGITESQSFLYFAF; encoded by the coding sequence ATGCTCTTCAACTCGCTTCACTTTTTATTTTTTTTCCCGATCGTACTCATCCTCAATCATTTGCTCAAGGGTAAGATCCAAAGAATCTTTCTTTTGGGTGCGAGCTTTTACTTTTACATGTCTTGGAGAAAAGAATTCATCGTTCTTTTGCTCTATTCGATCGTCATCGACTTTTACGCTTCGTTAAAAATCGAAGCGGCGGCTCCCGGTTCGAAAAAAAGAAAGCTCTGGCTCGTTTTATCTCTCGTTACGAACCTCGGACTTCTCGCATATTTCAAATACACCAACTTCTTGTTAGGCGTCGTGAACGATCTGACTCCGGTTGCAGGTTTTAAATTCGCGTATTATGATATTATTCTTCCGGTGGGAATTTCGTTTTATACGTTTCAATCTTTGAGTTATACGATCGACGTTTACCGCGGTCAGATCGAAGCGAGAAAATCCTTTTTGGATTTCGCATTGTATGTTTCCTTTTTTCCTCAATTGGTCGCGGGTCCGATCGTTCGCGCGCAAACCTTCTTTCGCGACTTGGAAGTTCCCCTTCCGGTCACCAAGGAAGACATTCAAATCGCGTTTTGTCAGATTCTGATCGGTTTTACGAGAAAGATCGTGTTTGCGGACAATCTCGCCAAGGTCGTGGATTCCACCTTTGCGAATTATGCGACTCTGAATCCGATCGAGATTTGGACCGGGGCGCTCGCGTTCGGTTGGCAGATCTACTTCGACTTTGCGGGTTACACCGATATCGCGATCGGCGTCGCCCGTTTGTTCGGTTATAAGTTCGATCCGAACTTCAATTTTCCTATGGTGGCGAGAAACATCACGGATCATTGGTCCCGTTGGCATATTTCCTTTTCTACCTGGATTCGGGATTATATCTTCATTCCTCTCGGCGGTTCTAGGGGAACGAACCTTCTGATCTACAGAAATATTTTCATCACTTGGTTCTTTGCCGGAGTTTGGCACGGGGCGGCGTACCACTATATCGGCTGGGGACTTTGGCAAGGTATTATGATTCTTGCAAATAGGGAATATGCGAAAACGAAACTCGCGGTCTTTCTCAACGAAAAAGGCGGGATCGTATACGATATCTGGGCGCGCGTTTTTACGATGTTTTGCCTAACGTTCGGATTTATCATGTTCCGCGCCGAAACGATGGAAAAGGCGATCCCGATGATGAAGTCTCTTCTATTTATCGGCCCCGACGGTTTTGTCGGAGTCAAGGGATATGGAAACTACATGTACGGGATTCTGCTTCTGGTTTGTTTTGTGGCTTCTTATCTATTCAATAAAAATAATATAGAAAAAGTCGTTCAGAGCCGTTGGAAGTTCGTTTTATTCTTTTTGGCGAACGTATTCATGCTTTTGATTTTCGGAATCACGGAAAGTCAGAGCTTCCTCTACTTTGCGTTTTAG
- a CDS encoding SGNH/GDSL hydrolase family protein codes for MKEYLAFIKDSKFWIPVLILVFLETGMQFGCYRPFLKKNSYAANVSRITNHVLEKRNTFDPDVLVVGTSVAYQGLSIPILNKELAPLGKKIQSIAIPGTELIVQDLAVLKTLPHFKKVKTVVHVFEITTPWVGQKILNLHTLAMISEFDRSEVYPRIYSFGYDVNVDDLAYITLKSIAYRRDIQDLILSPSKRIKDIGKRFKLENSDPWDYENSYKEKISMYPIKDVPDCVAKTDPANGQPIPEGSDRFHKKAIFDTCIISSNPLSNAVEDDVTRQYFDRLKILHDEIRRIGRENGQDIRIIGVVAPYSQLIQQWRLPERNEVWKRELARIHPENPVPLLDYQDLLDGPENGDYYYDLIHLNSIGMQKLTDAFVKDLKGILEKDKK; via the coding sequence ATGAAAGAATATCTTGCATTTATCAAAGATTCTAAGTTCTGGATTCCGGTTCTGATTCTTGTCTTTTTAGAAACAGGAATGCAATTCGGCTGCTATAGACCTTTCTTAAAAAAGAATTCCTACGCTGCCAACGTATCCAGAATCACGAATCACGTTTTAGAAAAACGGAATACGTTCGATCCGGATGTTCTCGTTGTCGGGACATCGGTTGCCTATCAGGGTTTGTCCATTCCGATCTTAAATAAAGAACTTGCTCCTCTTGGAAAAAAGATTCAATCCATCGCGATTCCGGGAACGGAATTGATCGTTCAGGATCTCGCCGTTCTGAAAACCCTTCCGCATTTTAAAAAAGTAAAAACCGTCGTTCACGTATTCGAGATCACAACTCCTTGGGTCGGTCAAAAAATTCTTAACTTGCATACGCTGGCGATGATCTCCGAGTTCGATCGTTCGGAAGTATATCCGAGAATTTATAGTTTCGGCTACGACGTAAATGTGGACGATCTCGCTTATATCACTCTGAAGTCGATCGCTTACAGAAGGGACATTCAAGATCTGATTTTGAGTCCTTCCAAGAGAATCAAGGACATTGGCAAACGTTTCAAACTGGAGAATTCCGATCCTTGGGATTACGAGAATTCTTACAAAGAAAAGATCAGCATGTATCCGATCAAGGACGTGCCCGATTGCGTCGCAAAAACCGATCCTGCAAACGGCCAGCCGATCCCCGAAGGTTCGGATCGTTTTCACAAAAAGGCGATCTTTGATACTTGTATCATCTCGAGCAATCCGTTGTCGAACGCGGTAGAGGACGACGTAACGAGACAATACTTCGATCGGCTTAAGATTCTGCACGACGAGATCCGTAGAATCGGCAGGGAAAACGGACAAGACATTCGGATTATCGGAGTCGTCGCGCCGTACAGTCAATTGATCCAGCAGTGGAGACTTCCGGAACGCAACGAAGTGTGGAAGCGGGAACTTGCAAGAATCCATCCGGAAAACCCTGTGCCTTTGCTCGATTATCAGGATCTTTTGGACGGGCCGGAAAACGGGGATTATTATTACGATCTGATCCATCTGAACTCGATCGGAATGCAGAAACTTACCGACGCGTTTGTAAAAGATCTGAAAGGAATTTTGGAGAAGGATAAGAAATGA
- a CDS encoding ExbD/TolR family protein: MKKPNAKRRSLLEGEDSPLDMTSMLDVVFILLIFAMVAMSFQKEVHSLPVALPKAETKSGADGTKKEVFLLKDGKLKYGVATLEEEDWKRIVSKGEFQNEVVWIYGDEAVGYGRFVFVLNSLKNSNLKELHLAVKKE; encoded by the coding sequence ATGAAAAAACCGAACGCAAAACGAAGAAGCCTTCTGGAAGGAGAGGATTCTCCGCTCGACATGACGAGCATGTTGGACGTGGTTTTTATTCTTTTGATCTTTGCGATGGTCGCGATGAGCTTTCAAAAGGAAGTTCATTCTTTGCCGGTCGCTCTTCCGAAGGCGGAAACGAAGTCGGGTGCGGACGGAACCAAAAAAGAAGTATTCTTGTTAAAAGACGGGAAACTCAAATACGGCGTTGCAACTCTCGAAGAAGAGGATTGGAAACGAATCGTATCCAAGGGAGAATTTCAAAACGAAGTCGTTTGGATCTACGGGGATGAGGCCGTCGGTTACGGAAGATTCGTTTTCGTTCTAAACAGTTTAAAGAATTCTAATTTAAAAGAATTGCATTTAGCGGTCAAAAAGGAATAA
- a CDS encoding MBOAT family O-acyltransferase, with the protein MIFTSTLFLLFFLCVYVFYWAYDGRKYREWVIVVASVVFYATWNVPFLFHLLAILYINYLAISSLFKKKNPGVLRAVILLDLINLGVFKYFYFFTDNFYAWTGWGFLDQKTFGFQIILPLAISFYTFQIIAFVVDVYRGKITENCGFFRFTLFILFFPQLVAGPIMRHQDFFPILDKVRIKPSYIYAGLYLLGLGIAKKILVADNISSLVDPVFRNPSEYDGYSLFLAVQGFTWQVYCDFSGYTDIARGCAFLMGFNIPVNFRAPFFSQSIQDLWRRWHVTLATWLRDYIYIPLGGSRTSEPRIYLNLITTFTLGGFWHGASWTYVIWGFWHGLCLVIDRLMDRLGIPKLPEKGFLWFAIRASFVYSIFVIGAIFFRSQSLADSWHILCHGLVWVSEPAKQVLKTNLVAPFLIGGFLLHTLEYFEKAPRFYFKHQKIVISVFLILLVLLLSNYAGKGQDFIYFQF; encoded by the coding sequence ATGATTTTTACATCCACTCTCTTTCTTCTTTTCTTTCTCTGTGTTTACGTTTTTTATTGGGCTTACGACGGAAGAAAATACAGAGAATGGGTGATCGTAGTCGCTTCCGTGGTTTTTTACGCGACCTGGAACGTTCCGTTTCTGTTTCATTTATTAGCGATTCTTTATATTAACTATCTTGCAATATCCAGTTTGTTTAAGAAAAAAAATCCCGGAGTTTTAAGGGCCGTCATTCTGCTCGATCTGATCAATTTAGGGGTTTTTAAATACTTCTACTTTTTTACGGATAACTTTTATGCTTGGACCGGTTGGGGATTTTTGGATCAAAAGACCTTCGGGTTTCAGATCATTCTTCCCTTAGCGATCAGCTTTTATACGTTTCAGATCATCGCGTTCGTGGTCGACGTCTACCGCGGAAAGATTACAGAAAACTGCGGTTTTTTCCGATTTACTTTGTTCATTCTATTCTTTCCCCAATTGGTCGCAGGTCCGATCATGAGGCATCAGGATTTTTTTCCGATTCTGGATAAGGTAAGAATCAAACCTTCGTACATCTACGCCGGTTTGTATCTTTTGGGACTGGGGATCGCGAAGAAGATTCTTGTTGCGGATAACATCTCCTCCTTGGTCGATCCGGTGTTTCGCAATCCTTCCGAATACGACGGTTATTCTTTGTTTCTCGCGGTGCAGGGATTCACTTGGCAGGTTTATTGCGACTTTAGCGGTTATACGGACATCGCGCGAGGTTGCGCGTTTCTGATGGGATTCAACATTCCGGTCAACTTTCGTGCGCCGTTTTTCAGTCAGAGCATACAAGACCTTTGGAGAAGGTGGCACGTTACGCTTGCGACTTGGCTTCGGGATTACATCTACATTCCTCTCGGAGGTTCTAGGACTTCCGAGCCTAGAATTTATCTCAATCTCATCACCACATTCACGTTAGGCGGTTTTTGGCACGGCGCGAGTTGGACGTATGTTATTTGGGGTTTTTGGCACGGACTTTGCCTTGTGATCGATCGGTTGATGGATCGTTTGGGAATTCCGAAACTACCCGAAAAGGGATTTCTCTGGTTTGCGATTCGCGCCTCGTTCGTATATTCGATTTTCGTAATCGGTGCGATCTTTTTTCGATCTCAGAGTTTGGCCGATAGCTGGCATATTCTTTGTCACGGCCTTGTTTGGGTTTCGGAACCTGCCAAACAGGTTTTAAAGACGAATCTCGTAGCGCCGTTTTTGATCGGCGGCTTTCTGCTTCATACTCTCGAGTATTTTGAAAAGGCTCCGCGATTCTATTTCAAACATCAGAAAATCGTAATTTCCGTTTTTCTAATTTTGCTGGTTCTGCTGCTTTCCAATTACGCCGGAAAGGGTCAGGACTTCATCTACTTTCAATTTTAA
- a CDS encoding ubiquinone/menaquinone biosynthesis methyltransferase — MSEFQMPQVDRKAGFVRENFNKIAEKYDRFNDWNSFLLHRVWKNRLVNEIEKNLPGHLHVMDLCCGTGDISVRLENSPSVDHVTCVDFSENMLEIAKTRLQKQSEQGRVRFEVGDATQLKNFKNARFDAVSIGFGLRNVDHLPKAIGEILRVLKPGGLFLNLDVGKVKNPLIRWAADFYFFRIVPIMGYILWGGKNEMFDYLPVSSLSYPDQETLKSILEKAGFQEVRYRNFVFGNAVLHIARKPY; from the coding sequence ATGTCCGAATTTCAAATGCCTCAAGTCGATCGGAAGGCCGGTTTTGTTCGGGAGAATTTCAACAAGATCGCCGAAAAATACGATCGGTTCAACGACTGGAACAGCTTTCTTCTCCATCGAGTTTGGAAAAATCGTCTGGTGAACGAGATCGAAAAAAATCTTCCCGGCCACCTTCACGTTATGGATCTCTGTTGCGGAACCGGGGATATCAGCGTTCGATTGGAAAATTCTCCCTCCGTCGATCACGTGACTTGTGTGGATTTTTCGGAGAACATGCTCGAAATCGCAAAGACCCGTTTGCAGAAACAAAGCGAACAAGGCCGCGTTCGTTTCGAAGTCGGTGACGCGACACAGCTCAAGAATTTCAAGAACGCTCGGTTCGATGCGGTTTCGATCGGATTCGGTCTGCGGAACGTGGATCATCTCCCGAAAGCGATCGGTGAAATTCTCCGCGTGTTAAAACCGGGCGGTTTGTTCCTCAACTTAGATGTAGGAAAGGTAAAAAATCCCTTGATTCGATGGGCGGCCGACTTCTACTTCTTCCGAATCGTTCCGATTATGGGTTATATTCTTTGGGGTGGAAAAAACGAGATGTTCGATTATCTGCCTGTTTCTTCCCTTTCTTACCCCGATCAGGAAACTCTCAAATCCATTCTGGAAAAAGCCGGGTTTCAGGAAGTGCGTTACCGCAATTTCGTATTCGGGAACGCGGTCCTTCATATCGCGCGCAAGCCATATTAA
- a CDS encoding glycosyltransferase family 4 protein, with amino-acid sequence MSPIRTNELKYKPRVGVDVRPLAYGITGNSRYLAEVLRRLITSESPLEYYLYSNKPIHTVFYDILSNVNSRFFMTGKLPGVAWLNWTIPKRIRKDRLDLFWGTLQLLPLSCGNALTAVNYHDLNFRSAPETMTTANFWQHRILSPKTLNRADLVFCLSENTRQDILKFRADLDPKLKVVYPGVESFPSVREPLRELPGNFLFTIGTLEPRKNLGTLIEAYRKLKRQNVSYPFPLVIAGRLGWKSEGLTQLLKEGTLESEGIFFVENPADEVLAWLYQKCSAFLFPSIHEGFGLPLLEALREGKICVASDIPVFHEILDRGTDLFAEPLNVDSWVSALAELQRKKLQRPSVWDASQWTWDKTAKKIEEGLIDLWKHRKELHH; translated from the coding sequence ATGTCGCCGATTCGAACCAACGAACTCAAATACAAACCTAGGGTCGGAGTCGACGTCCGCCCTCTCGCGTACGGAATCACGGGAAATTCGAGATATCTTGCGGAAGTATTGCGAAGATTGATCACGAGCGAATCCCCTCTCGAATACTATCTCTATTCGAACAAACCGATTCATACGGTATTTTACGATATTCTTTCGAACGTGAATTCCCGTTTTTTTATGACCGGAAAACTTCCGGGCGTCGCTTGGCTCAACTGGACGATTCCGAAGCGGATCAGAAAAGATCGGCTCGATCTTTTCTGGGGAACGTTGCAGCTTCTTCCTCTTTCTTGCGGGAACGCGTTGACCGCGGTGAACTATCACGATCTCAATTTTCGTTCCGCGCCGGAAACGATGACGACCGCCAACTTCTGGCAGCATAGAATTCTTTCTCCGAAGACGTTGAACCGGGCCGATCTTGTGTTCTGTCTTTCCGAAAATACGAGACAAGACATCTTGAAGTTCCGCGCGGACTTGGATCCTAAGTTGAAGGTCGTTTATCCCGGAGTGGAATCCTTTCCTTCGGTTCGAGAACCTTTGCGCGAGCTTCCCGGAAATTTCTTATTTACAATCGGAACTTTGGAACCGCGTAAGAATCTCGGAACTCTCATCGAAGCGTATCGAAAATTAAAACGGCAAAATGTCTCGTATCCTTTTCCATTGGTGATCGCCGGACGTTTGGGTTGGAAGTCGGAAGGTCTGACGCAACTTCTCAAAGAAGGAACCTTGGAATCGGAAGGAATCTTTTTCGTGGAGAATCCGGCCGATGAAGTGTTGGCTTGGCTCTATCAAAAATGTTCCGCCTTTCTTTTCCCTTCGATCCACGAAGGCTTCGGTCTACCTTTATTGGAAGCGCTGCGGGAGGGAAAGATTTGCGTCGCTTCGGACATCCCCGTCTTTCATGAAATTTTGGACCGAGGAACGGATCTTTTTGCGGAACCGTTGAACGTGGATTCTTGGGTTTCGGCGCTTGCGGAATTACAAAGAAAAAAATTGCAAAGACCGTCGGTTTGGGACGCTTCTCAGTGGACTTGGGACAAAACCGCGAAAAAGATCGAAGAAGGTCTGATCGATCTTTGGAAACACAGAAAGGAACTGCATCATTAA